From the Bacillus sp. FJAT-22090 genome, the window CTTCATTTAAATTATTTAATTTTATTAATTATAAAACTTTCTTATACTAAAGAAAAGGAAGGGGTATGAATATGTTTCAAAAAGGATTAAAAGGTGTAGTTGCAGTGCATACAAAAGTTGGTCTGGTCGATGGTGACAATGGAGTATTGAGATATCGTGGGATGGACGTAAAAGATCTAGTACTAGATTATTCATTTGAAGAAGTTGCTTACTTCTTATTGTATAACGATTTACCTTCGGAGAATGAACTGCAGGAATTCCATAAAAAACTAATAAAAGGTAGAAAGTTACCGGAATATGTCTGTACAATCATCGATACTCTTCCGGCAACAGTTTCTATTATGGATGCCATGAGAACAGCTATATCTGCATTTGGTACAACTGAATTTTTACAAAAAGACAAGATGGAGCAATCGATTCACTTAATAGGTGCGCTTCCAGTAATAATTGCAAGGCATTATAGAAAGCAACAGGGATTTCCGTTAATCGAGCAAAATAGTGATTTTTCGCATACAGAAAATTATTTATGGATGCTCCAAGGTACTCCTCCAACTTCAGTGCAGGTTAAAGCACTGGAAACGTATTTAAAGCTAACAATGGAGCATGGATTAAACGCCTCAACTTTTGCAGCGAGAGTGACTATCTCGACTGAATCTGATGTACCTGCAGCGATAACTTCTGCCATTGGTACAATGAAAGGTCCATTACATGGGGGAGCACCCGCCGAAGTATTAAATTTGCTCGATGAAATAAAAGAGGAAGCAAGGATACGACCTGTTATCGAAGAAAAGCTAAAAAATGGTGAAAAAGTTATGGGTTTTGGACATCGTATTTATAAAACCGAGGATCCTCGATCAATTTTGCTAAGAGAAGCATGTGTCCGTTTGCAAGGCTCTGATCCTTGGCTAGATTTGGCGACAAAGGCTGAAAAAGAGATTACTTCACTATTAGAAAAATACAAGCCAGGAAGAAATCTATATACGAATGTAGAATTTTATGCAGCGGCTATTATGCGTTCAATCGACATGCCTGCTGTTTTATTTACTCCAACATTTAGCATAGCACGCATGGTAGGGTGGAGTGCTCATATACTAGAACAGATAGAGGATGCATCTCTCTTTCGTCCACAGTCTCTATACGTAGGAGATATATTAACAAAATAATTCTTTTCAACACCTCACTTTTTCTATTATGATAAAAGAAAAAGTGAGGTGTTTGGATTTGGCAGAAGTAATTGTATTTGGAGATGTGACATTACGTCCATTAGAACAAACAGATATTCAACATTTATGGGAGTTGTATAACCCTAAAATCTTTGAATTTATGTTGAATAAAGTAGAAAGCTATGAACAGCTAGAGCAATGGCTACAAGTAGGAATCCAACAAATGAACATTGCCAAAACCGCTCTCGCATTTGTCGTAGAACATACCGACACAAAAGAAATAATTGGTACGACACGTATATATGGAATCGACACAGCAAATCATGCGTGTGAAATCGGTTCAACTTTCTATGGTCAAACGTTTCAACGAACACATGTTAATACGACATGTAAATACCTGTTATTAAAACATTGTTTTGAAAATCTCGGAATGATTCGAGTTCAATTTAAAACCGATGAATTAAATGTGAAGTCACAACGTGCGATTGAACGAATAGGTGGAGTAAAAGAAGGTGTTTTACGGAATGAGCGCTTACGTTCAAATGGAACCGTAAGAAATGCAGTTGTCTACTCAATAATCGATAGTGAGTGGGCAGATGTGAAAAATCATCTCGTTCAGCTTATGAATAAATATTCATGATTTTGCTTGGTTGAGCCAACAGCCCTTTAGGATTTACAATAGGTATATAAATAATTGGGGGTATAAAATCATGAATAAATTAAATATAACTATTGTTGGTGTACCGATGGATCTTGGTCAAAATAGAAGAGGTGTCGATATGGGACCAAGCGCTATTCGTTACGCAGGAGCAATTGAACGTTTAAAAGCACTTGGCCATACGGTAAAAGACAAAGGCGACATAGTAATAGGAAGAAAAGAAATGTCAAAGAATACAAAGCTACGTAATTTGGAAGAGGTAGTTGAGGGGAATACAAAGCTTGCAAACGAAGTAAGGGAAATTATAGCAGAAGGTGATTATCCTTTGATTTTTGGTGGAGATCACAGTATTGCTATTGGAACGCTAGCAGGATTAGCAGATAAATATAAAAACCTTGGAGTAATTTGGTACGATGCACATGCGGACTTAAATACGGAAGAGACTTCACCTTCAGGTAATATACACGGGATGCCATTAGCTGTGAGCCTGGGATTAGGACATACTGACTTAGTAAAAATACGCTCATACACTCCTAAGATAAAACCTGAAAATGTAGTAATTATTGGAGCGCGCTCCGTAGATCCTGGTGAACGCGAATTAATCAAAGAAAAAGGCATTAAGGTGTTCTCTATGCATGAAATAGACAAACTTGGAATGACGAAAATAATGGAGCAAACAATCGAGTATTTCCAAGAGCGAGAAGTGGATGGAGTTCATCTATCACTTGACTTAGACGGAATAGACCCAATCTACACACCGGGTGTTGGTACTCCAGTTCCTGGGGGAATTACTTATCGTGAAAGTCATTTAGCTATGGAGATGCTTTATTCATCAAACCTAATTACTTCGGCTGAGTTTGTGGAAGTAAATCCTATACTTGATGAAAAAAATAAGACCGCAGATGTTGCGGTTGCCCTCATGGGATCATTGTTTGGGGAAAGTCTTATATAACGTGTAAAAAAGACATTTAGGTGTCTGCTCAGGCTGTAGAGAAACTCAAAAAAAAGAGTTATCTACAGCCTTTTTATAGATGTATAGAAAAAATAACATTTTTCTGAAGCTTACCGCAGGAGAGTGGCAGAGCCGCTTCGTCTATGGTCCTGTAAGGTGTCGGTTGTTTCGCTTTTTCTGCAGGAGTGGATCGGACGTTCAATCTTTTGAGGTGTTAGCTTTTTCTTTTAGAAAATATCCCACAATTGGAAGATTTTTTGATAAAATTAAAATAAAGAAAAAATAAATGAAACCTGTTACTACCTTTAATCGTATAGGTAAGACAGCCGCATGGAGCGGAGGGGAATCACGATGGATGCGTTGGTGAACAAGCGAATAAAACAAGTGTTAAAAGGCGACAAAGACGCATTCGCGGAGATTGTTGACCTGTATCAGCATAAGCTCTTTCAAGTTTGTTTTCGTATGTTAGGGAATCGTCATGAAGCAGAAGATATAGCACAAGAGGCTTTTGTAAGAGCATATATTAACATTCACACGTTTGATCAAAAAAGGAAATTTTCCACTTGGCTGTATAGAATTGCTACGAATTTATGTATAGATCGTATTCGTAAAAAAAAGCCAGATTATCATTTAGATGCAGAAGTTGCAGGTACAGAGGGACTTAATATGTATTCTCAAATAGCGGCATCAGAAGAACTTCCCGAAGAAGAACTGATGAAGCTCGAGTTACAGGATCGAATACAATATGAAATAAGTCGATTACCAGACAAATATCGATCAGCGATAGTCCTGAAATATATGGAAGAATTATCTTTACAAGAAATAAGTGAGATATTAGAATTACCACTTGGGACAGTAAAAACAAGAATTCATAGAGGTCGAGAAGCACTTAGAAAACAGCTAAGTAAACAGCCTAATTTTTTATAGGAGGGAATCACGATGAATGCATGTCCAGAGCGAATTGTTCACTTTATGCATGAATATTTAGATGGTGAAATTAGCCGTGAACATGAGCTTGAACTTAAATCTCATTTGCAGTCATGCGTGGATTGTCAGGCCCATATGCATGAGCTAAGCGATGTAGTTGCCTTCGTAAAGGGAGCAGCTCGTGCAGAGGCACCTACTCATTTTACCAAATCAGTTATGGCAAAACTTCCAAAAGAAAAATCTCATGCTGGTGTTAGTAGATGGTTGCGACAACATCCCATTATTACTGCAGCAGCATTGTTCTGCTTATTTATGAGTAGTGCTCTATTCACAAACTTCAATGAGGAACAACAGTTCTCTTTCACCAAACAAGAAAATGTAGTTGTCAAAGGAGAAACAGTTATAATTCCTAAAGGACAAGTCGTGAAAGGTGATCTTGTTGTGAAAAATGGAGATGTTCAAATTGACGGTGAGCTGGATGGGAATTTAACTGTCATTAACGGTTCTAAATATATGGCATCTACAGCAGTTATTACAGGAAAAACTGAGGAAATCAATGAAGTGTTTGATTGGCTATGGTTCCATATAAAAGATGCGGGCAAGCAGGTTGTTTCTTTTTTTGAAAATGAGGAAACTAAATAATTTACAATTACCTTTTCAAATAGAAGTCTACCTTATTTTAGGTAGACTTTTTTGCTTCATAAAGGCGGAATGTTCATTATCATGTTATACTTACAGAGTATGGATTTGTTATGAAAAGTGGGGGATGCCACATGTCGTTTATGGAGCAATTTACGGATTTAATGCCAGTAAACGTAATTGTAAACATTTTAGATGTTTTATTTGTCTGGTTTGTTATTTATAAGTTAATTACCCTTATAAGAGGAACGAAGGCAGTTCAATTATTAAAAGGGATATTTGTTATTATTATTGCGCGGGTAGTGACTGACTTTTTAGGTATGGATACGTTAGGTTGGTTGCTTGATAATGTAATTAATATTGGATTTTTTGCAATTATTGTTATATTCCAGCCAGAAATCAGAAGAGCACTTGAACAAATTGGTAGAGGGAAATTGTTTGCAAGAAGTTCTCTACAAGAAGAAGAAGAGCAAAGCCGTCTTATTACTGCGATGACCAAGTCAGTTAGTTATATGGCAAAGCGTCGAATTGGAGCTTTAATATCGATTGAAAGAGAAACAGGATTATCGGATTATATCGAGACTGGTATTCCATTAAATGCGAATATCACCTCCGAGTTATTGATTAACATTTTCATTCCTAATACCCCATTGCATGACGGAGCAGTAATCGTGCAAAAAAACAAAATAGCTTCTGCCGCTTGTTACTTACCGTTATCAGAAAGTCCATTTATATCTAAAGAGCTTGGAACAAGACACCGTGCAGCAATCGGGCTGAGTGAAGTAACAGACGCTATAACCATTGTTGTATCAGAGGAAACGGGTGCAGTTAGTTTGACATCTAACGGTGATCTCCATAGAAATCTATCCATGGAAGAGTTTGAAGCACACTTGAAGCGACTTTGGTTTGGACCAACGGATGAACAAGTAACTTCTTCTAAATGGTTATGGAGGGGGAAACAAAATGGATAAAATGATGGATAGTCCATGGTTCTTACGAATAATAGCATTAACTTTAGCTATTCTGTTATTTGTTTCCGTGAAATCAGAAGAGAGTACAGGTTCAAGTACTAGTGGAACTCAAATTGATGTATTACGAGACGTACCGGTTGAAGTTTATTATGATGATGAAAACTCAGTCGTAACTGGTGTTCCTGAAACAGTTACAGTAAATATAGAAGGCCCAACACAAGTAGTATTATCCGCTAAAATGATGAAGGATTATAAAGTATTTGTGGATTTGAGAAAGTTAACCTATGGTGAGCATAGAGTTGCTATTTCAAATGAAAATTTTTCTGATAAATTAAAGGTTCGAATAGACCCTGTATACGTAAATGTAAATATTGAAGAAAAAATATCGAAGGAATTCCGAGTAGATCCGGATATGAATGAAGGCTTGTTAGCAGAAAACTACATCGTTAAGTCCTATGACGTCAATCCAAAAATGGTTACAATTACAGGTGCAAAAAGTGTCATAAATAGCATAGGCTATGTAAAAGCAACTATAGTTGGCGATCCAGGAATTACTAAATCTTTTGATCAAGAAGCGAGTGTAAGAGTTCTGGATCGTGATTTAAACAAACTAGATGTGACAGTGGAACCAAAACAAGTACAAGTAAAAGTAAAAGTGGAAGAACTTAGTAAGGAGGTCCCTGTTGTATTAAGACCAAAGGGTTCACCGAAGCAAGATGTGACGATTAATAGGTTGACTACTAATGTAGAAACTATACGACTATATGGGCCACGAGCTGTTCTTGATAGATTTGAGCAGTTGACTGTTGATGTAGATATAAGTAAGCTAGAAAAATCTGGGGATTTCGACGTGAAGTTAGCGATTCCGGATGGAGTTACAAGGATGTCGCTCGACAAAGTCAAAGTTACCGCAGATGTCACGCCTGCTCCAGTAACAGAGCAGCCTACAGAAGAAGATAAAGATAAGGAAGAAAAAGAAGAATCTGTATCAGCTGTCAGTGAAAAAACTTTTGAGCAAGTTACAGTTGAAGTTAGAGGACTTTCCGATCAGCTAGTGAGTGAATTTCTAGCTCCTACAGACGGTTTAGTTACTGTGAAAGCTAAAGGAACACCAGAGGCATTAGAAAAGATAAATAAGAACAATATTGCTCTATATGTAGAAGCACAAAATGCACAAGTGGGGGAGAATACTTTTCCGTTAAAAATGGATGCCCCTACAGATGTTCAATGGGAAATGTCTGCGTCCGAGATAAAGTTATCAGTAAAAGAAGCTTAATACGCAGGACAACAGGTTTTTAAGGAGAGAAGATTAATGGGAAAATACTTTGGAACAGATGGTGTGAGAGGAGTAGCAAACTCAGAACTAACACCGGAACTTGCTTTTAAATTAGGACGCTTTGGCGGATATGTACTAACAAAAGAAACAGAAAATCGTGCGAAGGTTTTAATTGGGCGCGATACTCGCATATCAGGTCATATGTTGGAAGGTGCTCTTGTAGCAGGACTTCTTTCTGTTGGTGTTGAAGTAATGCGTCTCGGAGTAATTAGTACACCAGGTGTTTCTTACTTAACAAGAGTGATGAGTGCCGATGCAGGAGTAATGATTTCAGCATCTCATAATCCGGTTGCAGATAATGGTATTAAATTTTTTGGTTCAGATGGGTTTAAACTTTCTGATGAACAAGAAGAAGAAATTGAAATTTTACTAGATGCTGAAAATGACGAACTTCCACGTCCAACTGGAGCAGGTGTTGGATCAGTATCTGATTACTTTGAAGGTGGACAAAAGTATATCCAATACTTAAAACAAACGGTTGATGAAGAGTTTGTTGGACTTCATGTAGCGTTAGATTGTGCAAATGGCGCAACCTCTTCGCTAGCTGCACATGTTTTCGCAGACTTAGAAGCTGATTTATCCACAATGGGAGCATCACCTAACGGTTTGAATATAAACGATGGTGTAGGATCTACTCATCCCGAAGAGCTGTCGAAATTTGTGCTAGAAAAAGGAGCACATGTTGGACTTGCATTTGATGGGGATGGAGATCGATTAATTGCTGTAGATGAAAAAGGGAATATTGTAGACGGCGATCAAATTATGTATATTTGTGCAAAACATTTAAATACACAAGGACGTCTAAATAAAAATACAGTTGTTTCCACAGTTATGAGTAATATGGGCTTTTATAAAGCACTAGAAACACATGAAATGACTAGTGTAAAAACGGCAGTTGGAGATCGTTATGTTGTAGAAGAAATGAAAAAGAATGGGTATAATCTAGGCGGAGAACAGTCAGGGCATATCGTGTTTTTAGACTATAACACGACAGGGGATGGCTTGTTAACTGGCTTACAGCTTGTAAACATTATGAAAATTACTGGGAAAAAACTTTCAGAGCTTGCTTCCGAAATGACCATTTACCCACAAAAACTTGTAAATGTTCGCGTAACTGACAAACATGCTGTAACGCAAAATGAAAAAGTGGCTGCAATCATAAGCGAAGTGGAAGCGGAGATGGCGGGCAATGGACGCGTTTTAGTTCGTCCATCTGGTACAGAGCCGCTTGTACGTGTAATGGTAGAAGCAGCAACTGAAGAGGAATGCGAAAATTATGTAAACCGAATCGTCGAAGTGGTTAAAGCAGAGATGGGTTTAGCTGAATAACATATATAAAAATCCGACATGATGTCGGATTTTTTTTATACTTCTTATTTGAATGTTTAGTTTAGATACTTTTGTGGAATAACAAGAGAGAGAAACAAACAGATAAGGAGTGACGAAATGGCTAAAGTAGCAACATTAGTTACAAATATGTTTGAAGACGTGGAATATACGAGTCCAGCACAAGCATTAAACGACGCTGGTCATGAAGTATTCATTATTGAAAAACAAGCAGGAAATGAAGTGACAGGTAAACAAGGTGAAGCGAATTTGAAGGTGGACTATGGTATCGATGATGTAAAGCCGGAAGATTTTGATGCACTATTTATTCCTGGCGGATTTTCACCGGACCTCTTACGCGCAGATGATCGCTTCGTTAATTTTGCTAAAGCATTTATGGATGATAAAAAACCTGTATTCGCAATTTGCCACGGACCACAGCTTCTCATTACTGCTAAAACATTAGAGGGGCGAGATGCTACGGGATATAAATCGATAAAAGTCGATTTAGAAAACGCTGGAGCTAATTTCCACGATGAGGAAGTATTTGTTTGTGGAAATCAACTCGTAACAAGCCGAACACCAGATGATTTGCCAGCATTCAACAGAGAAATTGTGAAATTGTTGTAAATTATATGGTTGAAAGGCATTCTTAAATGAATGTCTTTCTTTATTTTTTAATTATTCGAATATTCATATAGATTCCCTTTATTAAATGTATTATAATAATTTATCTAATATTAAGGGGGACTCTTATGGATTATTTATATCATCCGTTTCAAGCAAAACGCCATACTGTTTTTGCTAAGAAAGGTATGGTGGCAACATCGCAACCATTAGCAGCACAAGCGGGTTTGGAGATTCTTCAAAAGGGTGGAAATGCTATTGATGCGGCCATAGCTACAGCTGCAGCTTTGACGGTAGTAGAACCAACATCCAACGGAATTGGCGGAGATGCATTTGCTCTCGTATGGACAAAAGGTAAATTACATGGTTTGAATGCATCGGGTCCAGCTCCACAGTCAATTTCTGCAAAAGCAATTCGAGAAAAGGGTTATGAAACTATTCCTGCATTTGGACTTATTCCTATAACGGTTCCCGGTGTCCCGGCAGCATGGGCCGAGTTATCCATTCAATATGGGAAACTCCCACTTCAAGAAGTGCTCATCCCGGCAATTCGATATGCGGAGGAAGGTTATCCTTTAACTCCAATCCTCGGTAAGTACTGGAAAGCAGCATATAAAAGGTTCAAAAGTACTTTTACTACAGAGGAATTTGCAGCTTGGTTTGATACGTTTGCACCGGATGGGAGAGCTCCTGAAATCGGAGAAATTTGGTCCTCTCCAGATCATGCTAAAACATTACGAGCAATTGGTGAATCAAATGCACGAGACTTCTATGAAGGAGAAATTGCGACAAAAATAGATGATTTCATGAAAAAACACGGGGGCTTCTTATCCAAAGAAGATTTAGCAACATACAAACCTGAGTGGGTAGAACCAATTTCTACGAATTATAAAGGATACGATGTATGGGAAATCCCTCCAAATGGACAAGGCATGATTGCACTTATGGCATTAAATATATACAAGCAACTGAATAAGCCAGAGTGGCAAAATGCAAATATCCTTCATGAACAAATAGAGGCGATGAAGCTGGCATTTACTGACGGGAAAGCGTTCATTACTGACTTAGATGCAATGCCTGTTAAAGTAAATCATTTATTATCAGATGAATACGCTAAAGCGCGAGCAGAAACCATTTTGGAAGAAGCAAGCGATCCAGAACCGTATGAATTACCTAAAGGCGGTACTGTGTATTTGGCAACTGCTGATGAAGAAGGGAACATGGTTTCATACATACAAAGCAATTATATGGGGTTTGGCTCAGGTATTGTAGTGCCAGGGACTGGTATTGCATTGCAAAATAGAGGGCATGATTTTACATTAAATGAATCACATCCTAATTTTATTGAACCGGGGAAACGTACATTCCATACAATCATTCCTGGATTCCTAACACATGATGGTCAAGCAGTTGGGGCATTTGGAGTGATGGGTGGATATATGCAGCCACAGGGTCATTTTCAAGTAGTGACCAATACAATTGATTATCTATTAAATCCGCAAGCTGCCCTTGATATGCCGCGCTGGCAGTGGATAAAAGGAAAGACGGTTCACGTAGAACCTGAATTTCCGAACTATCTAGTGCAAAGCTTAGTTAGGAAGGGGCATGACATTCATGTCGCATCCGACACTGGATCTTTCGGTCGTGGGCAAATAATTTGGAGAAACCCTGAAACAGGAGTCCTGCAAGGTGGGACGGAATCTCGAACAGATGGATCCATTGCTGTCTGGTAGATTAGTAGTTTTCTTGATTCATTTGAACCTTTTTTAGCCATAGTTCCATCAACCTGCTTGCAAAAGAGTCTCCGTATACTGGCTCTTTTGCTTAGCAAAATATTGTTTTATAGCATATATAGATAGAGGTACTTAATTGACTAACATATGTAATTTAAGTATTATAGATAAA encodes:
- a CDS encoding citrate synthase/methylcitrate synthase, producing MFQKGLKGVVAVHTKVGLVDGDNGVLRYRGMDVKDLVLDYSFEEVAYFLLYNDLPSENELQEFHKKLIKGRKLPEYVCTIIDTLPATVSIMDAMRTAISAFGTTEFLQKDKMEQSIHLIGALPVIIARHYRKQQGFPLIEQNSDFSHTENYLWMLQGTPPTSVQVKALETYLKLTMEHGLNASTFAARVTISTESDVPAAITSAIGTMKGPLHGGAPAEVLNLLDEIKEEARIRPVIEEKLKNGEKVMGFGHRIYKTEDPRSILLREACVRLQGSDPWLDLATKAEKEITSLLEKYKPGRNLYTNVEFYAAAIMRSIDMPAVLFTPTFSIARMVGWSAHILEQIEDASLFRPQSLYVGDILTK
- a CDS encoding GNAT family N-acetyltransferase, producing MAEVIVFGDVTLRPLEQTDIQHLWELYNPKIFEFMLNKVESYEQLEQWLQVGIQQMNIAKTALAFVVEHTDTKEIIGTTRIYGIDTANHACEIGSTFYGQTFQRTHVNTTCKYLLLKHCFENLGMIRVQFKTDELNVKSQRAIERIGGVKEGVLRNERLRSNGTVRNAVVYSIIDSEWADVKNHLVQLMNKYS
- the rocF gene encoding arginase, yielding MNKLNITIVGVPMDLGQNRRGVDMGPSAIRYAGAIERLKALGHTVKDKGDIVIGRKEMSKNTKLRNLEEVVEGNTKLANEVREIIAEGDYPLIFGGDHSIAIGTLAGLADKYKNLGVIWYDAHADLNTEETSPSGNIHGMPLAVSLGLGHTDLVKIRSYTPKIKPENVVIIGARSVDPGERELIKEKGIKVFSMHEIDKLGMTKIMEQTIEYFQEREVDGVHLSLDLDGIDPIYTPGVGTPVPGGITYRESHLAMEMLYSSNLITSAEFVEVNPILDEKNKTADVAVALMGSLFGESLI
- the sigW gene encoding RNA polymerase sigma factor SigW — protein: MDALVNKRIKQVLKGDKDAFAEIVDLYQHKLFQVCFRMLGNRHEAEDIAQEAFVRAYINIHTFDQKRKFSTWLYRIATNLCIDRIRKKKPDYHLDAEVAGTEGLNMYSQIAASEELPEEELMKLELQDRIQYEISRLPDKYRSAIVLKYMEELSLQEISEILELPLGTVKTRIHRGREALRKQLSKQPNFL
- a CDS encoding zf-HC2 domain-containing protein: MNACPERIVHFMHEYLDGEISREHELELKSHLQSCVDCQAHMHELSDVVAFVKGAARAEAPTHFTKSVMAKLPKEKSHAGVSRWLRQHPIITAAALFCLFMSSALFTNFNEEQQFSFTKQENVVVKGETVIIPKGQVVKGDLVVKNGDVQIDGELDGNLTVINGSKYMASTAVITGKTEEINEVFDWLWFHIKDAGKQVVSFFENEETK
- the cdaA gene encoding diadenylate cyclase CdaA, which translates into the protein MSFMEQFTDLMPVNVIVNILDVLFVWFVIYKLITLIRGTKAVQLLKGIFVIIIARVVTDFLGMDTLGWLLDNVINIGFFAIIVIFQPEIRRALEQIGRGKLFARSSLQEEEEQSRLITAMTKSVSYMAKRRIGALISIERETGLSDYIETGIPLNANITSELLINIFIPNTPLHDGAVIVQKNKIASAACYLPLSESPFISKELGTRHRAAIGLSEVTDAITIVVSEETGAVSLTSNGDLHRNLSMEEFEAHLKRLWFGPTDEQVTSSKWLWRGKQNG
- a CDS encoding CdaR family protein, translating into MDKMMDSPWFLRIIALTLAILLFVSVKSEESTGSSTSGTQIDVLRDVPVEVYYDDENSVVTGVPETVTVNIEGPTQVVLSAKMMKDYKVFVDLRKLTYGEHRVAISNENFSDKLKVRIDPVYVNVNIEEKISKEFRVDPDMNEGLLAENYIVKSYDVNPKMVTITGAKSVINSIGYVKATIVGDPGITKSFDQEASVRVLDRDLNKLDVTVEPKQVQVKVKVEELSKEVPVVLRPKGSPKQDVTINRLTTNVETIRLYGPRAVLDRFEQLTVDVDISKLEKSGDFDVKLAIPDGVTRMSLDKVKVTADVTPAPVTEQPTEEDKDKEEKEESVSAVSEKTFEQVTVEVRGLSDQLVSEFLAPTDGLVTVKAKGTPEALEKINKNNIALYVEAQNAQVGENTFPLKMDAPTDVQWEMSASEIKLSVKEA
- the glmM gene encoding phosphoglucosamine mutase → MGKYFGTDGVRGVANSELTPELAFKLGRFGGYVLTKETENRAKVLIGRDTRISGHMLEGALVAGLLSVGVEVMRLGVISTPGVSYLTRVMSADAGVMISASHNPVADNGIKFFGSDGFKLSDEQEEEIEILLDAENDELPRPTGAGVGSVSDYFEGGQKYIQYLKQTVDEEFVGLHVALDCANGATSSLAAHVFADLEADLSTMGASPNGLNINDGVGSTHPEELSKFVLEKGAHVGLAFDGDGDRLIAVDEKGNIVDGDQIMYICAKHLNTQGRLNKNTVVSTVMSNMGFYKALETHEMTSVKTAVGDRYVVEEMKKNGYNLGGEQSGHIVFLDYNTTGDGLLTGLQLVNIMKITGKKLSELASEMTIYPQKLVNVRVTDKHAVTQNEKVAAIISEVEAEMAGNGRVLVRPSGTEPLVRVMVEAATEEECENYVNRIVEVVKAEMGLAE
- a CDS encoding type 1 glutamine amidotransferase domain-containing protein, giving the protein MAKVATLVTNMFEDVEYTSPAQALNDAGHEVFIIEKQAGNEVTGKQGEANLKVDYGIDDVKPEDFDALFIPGGFSPDLLRADDRFVNFAKAFMDDKKPVFAICHGPQLLITAKTLEGRDATGYKSIKVDLENAGANFHDEEVFVCGNQLVTSRTPDDLPAFNREIVKLL
- a CDS encoding gamma-glutamyltransferase family protein, translated to MDYLYHPFQAKRHTVFAKKGMVATSQPLAAQAGLEILQKGGNAIDAAIATAAALTVVEPTSNGIGGDAFALVWTKGKLHGLNASGPAPQSISAKAIREKGYETIPAFGLIPITVPGVPAAWAELSIQYGKLPLQEVLIPAIRYAEEGYPLTPILGKYWKAAYKRFKSTFTTEEFAAWFDTFAPDGRAPEIGEIWSSPDHAKTLRAIGESNARDFYEGEIATKIDDFMKKHGGFLSKEDLATYKPEWVEPISTNYKGYDVWEIPPNGQGMIALMALNIYKQLNKPEWQNANILHEQIEAMKLAFTDGKAFITDLDAMPVKVNHLLSDEYAKARAETILEEASDPEPYELPKGGTVYLATADEEGNMVSYIQSNYMGFGSGIVVPGTGIALQNRGHDFTLNESHPNFIEPGKRTFHTIIPGFLTHDGQAVGAFGVMGGYMQPQGHFQVVTNTIDYLLNPQAALDMPRWQWIKGKTVHVEPEFPNYLVQSLVRKGHDIHVASDTGSFGRGQIIWRNPETGVLQGGTESRTDGSIAVW